Proteins encoded together in one Nostoc sp. PCC 7524 window:
- a CDS encoding inositol monophosphatase family protein produces MTNLQIFLDIATEAALAAGAVLQGYLGKLEDTITEKGRPGDLVTAADKASEAVILEILHRHFPEHSILAEESGKIGNQDHQYLWAIDPLDGTTNYAHQYPAFCVSIGLLINGEPQVGVIYDPAHNELFRAAAGLGATRNRRPIRVSETSELSKSLLVTGFAYDRRETSDNNYAEFCHLTHLTQGVRRSGSAALDLASVACGRVDGYWERGISPWDVVAGVILLHEAGGKVTAYDGTPLKIASGRILATNGYLHDNLSRALMQVPPLSAWQ; encoded by the coding sequence ATGACTAACCTCCAAATTTTTCTCGATATTGCAACAGAAGCTGCGCTGGCTGCGGGTGCGGTTTTACAAGGGTACTTGGGTAAGTTAGAAGATACTATTACTGAAAAAGGCCGTCCTGGTGATTTAGTTACCGCCGCCGATAAAGCCTCAGAAGCCGTAATTTTAGAGATTTTGCATCGCCATTTTCCTGAACATTCCATCTTGGCGGAAGAATCGGGGAAAATTGGGAATCAAGATCATCAATATCTCTGGGCGATAGATCCTCTAGATGGTACAACTAACTACGCTCACCAATACCCAGCTTTTTGTGTTTCTATTGGCTTGCTGATTAATGGTGAGCCGCAAGTGGGAGTGATTTATGATCCCGCTCACAATGAACTGTTCCGGGCGGCGGCTGGTTTGGGTGCTACACGTAACCGTCGTCCTATCCGTGTTTCTGAAACGTCGGAATTGAGTAAAAGCTTATTGGTGACAGGATTTGCTTACGATCGCCGCGAAACTTCCGATAATAATTATGCCGAATTTTGTCACCTTACCCATCTTACCCAAGGCGTGCGGCGTAGCGGTTCCGCAGCTTTGGATTTAGCCTCTGTCGCCTGTGGGCGAGTTGACGGTTATTGGGAACGGGGCATATCTCCTTGGGATGTTGTGGCTGGTGTAATTTTATTACACGAAGCAGGTGGTAAAGTTACTGCCTATGATGGTACACCATTAAAAATTGCCTCTGGGCGAATTCTCGCAACTAATGGTTATCTTCATGACAACCTCAGTCGAGCGTTAATGCAAGTCCCACCTCTGTCAGCTTGGCAATAA
- a CDS encoding indolepyruvate ferredoxin oxidoreductase subunit alpha — protein MPHTIVTNVCEGVADCVDACPVACIHEGPGKNVKGTDWYWIDFATCIDCGICIQVCPVADAIVPEERPDLQKTP, from the coding sequence ATGCCACACACTATTGTTACTAATGTCTGTGAAGGTGTCGCCGACTGCGTAGATGCTTGTCCAGTTGCTTGTATTCATGAAGGCCCTGGTAAAAATGTTAAGGGTACGGATTGGTACTGGATTGATTTTGCTACTTGTATTGACTGTGGCATCTGTATTCAAGTATGCCCTGTAGCTGATGCGATCGTTCCAGAAGAAAGACCCGATTTACAAAAAACTCCTTAA
- a CDS encoding cyanophycinase — protein sequence MTASESKRQLVIIGGAEDKDGDSQILREFVRRAGGIKARIVIMTAATELPRDVGDNYIRVFERLGAENVRIVDTETREDASSSTALEAIAKATGIFFTGGDQSRITDILKDTEIDRAIHQRYAEGAVVGGTSAGAAVMPDKMIVEGDSETNPRPEIVDMGPGLAFLSGVVIDQHFSERGRLGRLITALIREPAVLGFGIDENTAMVVTDNQIEIIGAGSVTVVDDSEATYNNLDEILRDEPLAVCGAKLHILPHGFKFDLKTRKPILNNGATPSVSVPVGSMTGNGQQGTGNREN from the coding sequence ATGACTGCAAGTGAAAGCAAACGACAGTTAGTAATTATTGGGGGAGCTGAGGACAAAGACGGAGACTCCCAAATATTACGGGAGTTCGTGCGACGCGCTGGGGGTATAAAGGCAAGGATTGTTATTATGACAGCGGCCACAGAACTACCAAGAGATGTGGGAGACAATTACATCAGGGTATTTGAGCGATTGGGCGCAGAAAATGTGCGGATAGTAGATACAGAAACCCGTGAGGACGCATCTTCATCCACAGCACTAGAAGCGATCGCCAAAGCAACTGGTATATTTTTTACAGGAGGGGATCAGTCCCGCATTACCGACATTCTCAAAGATACAGAAATTGATAGAGCCATTCACCAACGCTATGCTGAAGGCGCAGTAGTTGGGGGTACAAGTGCAGGGGCGGCTGTGATGCCAGATAAAATGATTGTAGAAGGCGACTCAGAAACCAATCCTCGTCCAGAAATTGTAGACATGGGGCCAGGGTTAGCTTTTCTTAGTGGGGTAGTCATCGACCAACATTTTTCTGAACGCGGACGCTTGGGACGGTTAATTACAGCGTTAATTCGAGAACCAGCCGTATTAGGATTTGGCATTGACGAAAATACAGCTATGGTGGTAACTGATAACCAAATTGAAATTATTGGTGCAGGTTCAGTTACAGTTGTGGATGACTCAGAAGCCACATACAACAATTTAGATGAAATTTTACGAGATGAACCATTAGCAGTGTGTGGCGCAAAACTGCATATTCTCCCCCACGGTTTTAAATTTGACTTAAAAACTCGTAAGCCCATTCTCAACAATGGTGCTACCCCAAGTGTTTCTGTACCCGTTGGTTCAATGACAGGGAACGGGCAACAGGGAACGGGCAACAGGGAAAACTAA
- a CDS encoding 2Fe-2S iron-sulfur cluster-binding protein gives MSDTYTIKVRDRATGEEYTLQVPDDRYILHSAEQQGVELPFSCRNGACTTCAVRVVSGEIYQPEAVGLSLELRRQGYALLCVSYARSDLEVETQDEDEVYELQFGRYFAKGRVKAGLPLDED, from the coding sequence ATGTCCGACACATACACAATTAAAGTACGCGATCGCGCCACTGGCGAAGAATACACCCTACAAGTACCCGATGACCGCTACATCCTCCACTCTGCCGAACAACAAGGGGTAGAATTGCCATTTTCCTGTCGTAATGGAGCTTGTACCACTTGTGCTGTGCGGGTAGTATCGGGGGAAATTTATCAACCGGAGGCGGTAGGCTTATCACTAGAACTGCGTCGCCAAGGTTACGCTTTGTTGTGCGTGAGTTATGCTCGTTCTGACTTAGAAGTAGAAACCCAAGACGAAGATGAAGTCTATGAACTCCAGTTTGGGCGCTACTTTGCTAAAGGACGAGTTAAGGCAGGTTTGCCATTAGATGAAGATTAG
- a CDS encoding thermonuclease family protein, producing the protein MRKQGSRGSRGAEEQGSRERASSVSVSRTGEIEKVPVPNPQSPIPSPQSPVPTPHSLKNWLQKIALIACLLLLVSCQGKNSSVSNQVEVRVARVVSGQTLEVVGMAEQPNLISQVRLVGVDAPDLRQYPWGEQSKELLEKLVGDLTKPVKLEFDIEAKDKIGRTLAYVWKDNQLLNEQVIKQGYALFVERSPNQKHNQRLERAQQWARIMGKGIWNPEKPMRQTPAEFRRLNR; encoded by the coding sequence ATGAGGAAGCAGGGGAGCAGAGGAAGCAGGGGAGCAGAGGAGCAGGGGAGCAGGGAGCGGGCTTCCTCTGTGAGCGTCAGCCGAACGGGAGAAATAGAAAAAGTCCCAGTCCCCAATCCCCAATCCCCAATCCCCAGTCCCCAGTCCCCAGTCCCCACTCCCCACTCCCTCAAAAACTGGTTGCAAAAAATCGCCCTCATCGCCTGCTTACTGTTGCTGGTGAGTTGTCAAGGCAAAAATTCATCAGTCAGTAATCAAGTGGAGGTGAGGGTGGCGCGGGTTGTAAGTGGCCAGACTTTGGAAGTTGTGGGGATGGCTGAACAACCCAACTTAATTTCCCAGGTGCGGTTGGTGGGTGTGGATGCGCCAGACTTACGTCAGTATCCTTGGGGGGAGCAGTCTAAGGAACTTTTAGAGAAATTAGTGGGCGATTTAACAAAACCTGTCAAGCTGGAGTTTGATATTGAAGCGAAAGATAAAATTGGTCGAACTTTAGCTTACGTATGGAAAGATAACCAGTTGTTAAACGAACAGGTGATCAAACAAGGGTATGCTTTGTTTGTAGAGCGATCGCCTAATCAAAAACACAATCAACGTCTAGAACGCGCTCAACAATGGGCGAGAATCATGGGCAAAGGAATCTGGAACCCAGAAAAACCCATGCGTCAGACTCCGGCTGAGTTTCGTCGCCTGAATCGGTAG
- a CDS encoding ATP-binding protein has product MIQETSTDLVRINARKTDVFDIFNFRHYVGSNPGLDVAALVFDFALVVDKKPLPMEAYIASVGDRYPHLKNHTYESYAHLFAQTVSAVSQVGMDLHLNRWSVKPYADYARIAIQTLHARTTKAVVFFVWDWFEAITQDEDFLFEDQFLTLQDQFRKSVYGGPTVYALLRTAQEKGIPFFYLWEEGLMQYGWGKKQVRGVATTFDCDSHIDSDLTTRKDDCKAFLKTLGFPVPKGEIVFSCKEARQVAREIGYPVAIKPVIGHKGIGVTPDVKNVEELESAYDRALAAIPEDEPTRIIVEKNISGKDFRLLCVNGRFVAATERQPASVVGDGDSSIAELIRQENRKSARLDTPTSPMSKIHIDEEMEMYLEAQRLSLKSVLDEGEVVYLRKVANLSAGGMSINATHTMHDDNIILAQDIAQHFRLTCLGIDVIAESLAESWKTSTFSILEINAAPGILMHLNPAMGDSVDVPNHILETFFESGLDARIPIITFNKISVQELQATIDHILSQHPEWTIGGVCRDGVFIQRSPKVLHKEYNNNLQMLLRHPKLDLLIAEYPEDILEAEGMFYYGSNMVVLDNPSETEMMLMRDTLDGSTVVIKKDNDISIRRKGLIEDYSLGENESFSHVYLKEISTIL; this is encoded by the coding sequence ATGATTCAGGAAACAAGCACCGATCTAGTCCGTATTAATGCCAGGAAGACTGATGTATTTGATATTTTTAATTTTCGACATTACGTTGGGTCTAACCCTGGTTTGGATGTAGCGGCATTAGTATTTGATTTTGCCCTAGTGGTAGATAAAAAGCCACTACCTATGGAGGCTTATATTGCCAGTGTAGGCGATCGCTATCCCCATCTCAAAAATCACACCTATGAATCCTATGCCCATCTTTTTGCCCAAACTGTGTCCGCAGTGTCACAAGTGGGTATGGATTTACATCTGAATCGTTGGAGTGTCAAACCCTATGCCGATTATGCACGGATTGCTATCCAGACACTACACGCACGTACAACTAAAGCAGTGGTTTTCTTTGTTTGGGACTGGTTTGAAGCCATTACCCAAGATGAAGACTTTCTCTTTGAAGATCAATTTTTGACCTTACAAGATCAATTCCGGAAATCTGTCTACGGTGGCCCTACGGTTTACGCCTTATTACGAACAGCCCAAGAAAAAGGTATTCCTTTCTTTTATCTCTGGGAAGAAGGACTAATGCAATATGGTTGGGGAAAAAAACAGGTTCGGGGTGTAGCCACCACCTTTGACTGTGATAGTCACATAGATTCAGACTTGACTACCCGCAAGGATGACTGTAAAGCTTTCTTAAAAACCTTGGGCTTCCCAGTACCAAAGGGCGAAATCGTGTTTTCCTGTAAAGAAGCCAGGCAAGTAGCCAGAGAAATTGGCTATCCAGTGGCCATTAAGCCTGTAATTGGTCATAAAGGCATTGGTGTTACTCCAGATGTCAAAAATGTAGAGGAACTAGAATCTGCCTATGATAGAGCATTAGCAGCAATTCCTGAAGACGAACCAACGCGGATTATTGTCGAAAAAAATATATCAGGCAAAGATTTTCGGTTACTGTGTGTCAATGGTAGATTTGTGGCGGCGACAGAACGCCAACCTGCATCAGTTGTGGGTGATGGTGACTCAAGCATTGCTGAATTAATCCGTCAAGAGAATCGCAAAAGCGCCCGTTTAGATACACCCACTTCACCGATGAGTAAAATTCATATCGATGAAGAGATGGAGATGTATTTGGAAGCACAGCGTTTGTCATTAAAAAGTGTGCTGGATGAGGGGGAAGTGGTTTATCTACGAAAAGTTGCCAATCTCTCAGCAGGAGGGATGAGTATCAATGCCACCCACACCATGCACGATGACAATATTATCTTGGCGCAAGACATTGCCCAACACTTCCGTCTGACTTGTCTTGGGATTGATGTGATTGCAGAAAGTCTCGCAGAGTCATGGAAAACAAGTACCTTTTCTATTTTGGAAATCAACGCCGCACCGGGAATTTTGATGCACCTCAACCCGGCTATGGGTGATAGTGTCGATGTCCCTAACCACATTTTGGAAACCTTTTTTGAGTCTGGTTTAGATGCCAGAATTCCCATTATTACCTTTAATAAGATTTCCGTGCAGGAACTACAAGCCACAATCGATCATATCCTGTCACAACATCCCGAATGGACTATAGGAGGGGTTTGTCGGGATGGTGTGTTTATCCAGCGATCGCCTAAAGTATTACACAAAGAATACAACAACAATCTCCAAATGTTGTTACGTCATCCCAAACTAGATTTACTCATTGCTGAATATCCAGAAGATATCCTAGAAGCAGAAGGTATGTTTTACTATGGCAGCAATATGGTAGTTCTAGATAACCCTAGTGAAACAGAAATGATGCTGATGCGGGATACATTGGATGGTTCAACAGTAGTTATTAAGAAAGACAACGACATTTCGATTCGCCGCAAAGGGTTAATTGAAGACTACTCATTGGGAGAAAATGAATCATTTTCCCACGTTTATTTGAAGGAAATCAGCACAATTTTGTAA
- a CDS encoding 3-deoxy-7-phosphoheptulonate synthase, with translation MHNKLTNTNIENFHVLLTPNEVKSKLPLTKTAEKTVVKFRKEIEQILDFQDRRKFIVVGPCSIHDPKAALEYAEKLKVLAGRVQDKLLLIMRVYFEKPRTTVGWKGLINDPDMDDSFHVEKGLLIARDLLIKIAELGLPSATEALDPIIPQYIGELITWSAIGARTTESQTHREMASGLSMPVGFKNGTDGNIKVALNALQSARTPHNFLGINPKGQVSVFETKGNAYGHVILRGGNQPNFDAESVSLVEKQLKDAKLPPRIVIDCSHGNTNKNYKLQSAVLENVVQQIGDGNTSIVGMMLESHLYEGNQPINCQREELKYGVSVTDPCIGWEETEQVILAAYEQLK, from the coding sequence ATGCACAATAAATTAACCAACACAAATATTGAAAATTTTCACGTTTTATTAACTCCCAACGAAGTTAAATCAAAATTACCTTTAACAAAAACTGCTGAAAAAACTGTTGTTAAGTTCAGAAAAGAAATAGAACAAATTCTAGATTTTCAAGATAGAAGAAAATTTATAGTAGTTGGGCCATGTTCAATTCATGACCCGAAAGCAGCACTTGAATATGCTGAAAAATTGAAAGTTTTGGCTGGACGTGTTCAAGATAAGTTGCTGTTAATTATGCGGGTTTATTTTGAAAAACCGCGCACAACTGTAGGGTGGAAAGGCTTAATTAATGACCCGGACATGGATGATTCTTTCCATGTAGAGAAGGGATTATTAATTGCCAGAGATTTATTAATAAAAATTGCCGAGTTAGGTCTACCTAGCGCAACAGAAGCTTTAGATCCAATTATACCTCAGTATATTGGGGAATTAATTACTTGGTCTGCTATTGGTGCGCGGACAACTGAATCTCAAACTCACCGGGAAATGGCGAGTGGGCTATCGATGCCTGTAGGTTTTAAAAATGGTACTGATGGCAATATTAAAGTGGCTTTAAATGCCCTACAATCTGCGAGAACACCCCATAATTTCTTAGGCATTAATCCTAAAGGACAGGTAAGCGTATTTGAAACTAAAGGTAATGCTTATGGTCATGTGATTCTGCGCGGTGGTAATCAACCCAACTTTGATGCAGAGAGTGTCAGCTTGGTAGAAAAACAACTCAAGGATGCTAAGTTACCGCCCAGAATTGTCATTGACTGTAGTCATGGAAATACCAATAAAAACTACAAATTACAATCTGCTGTTCTGGAAAATGTTGTGCAACAAATTGGAGATGGCAATACATCAATAGTTGGGATGATGTTGGAATCACATTTATATGAAGGTAATCAACCAATTAACTGTCAACGAGAAGAACTAAAATATGGTGTTTCTGTGACTGATCCCTGTATTGGTTGGGAGGAAACAGAACAAGTTATTTTAGCAGCTTATGAACAACTGAAGTGA
- a CDS encoding ATP phosphoribosyltransferase regulatory subunit has product MVYQPAAGARDLLPLDVAQKRWIEDRLQQVFHRWGYHRIITSTLERMDTLMAGEAIQRQMVIQLQNADDEELGLRPELTASIARAVVTRMACTTYPQRLYYNANVFRRIWENRHNRQQEFYQAGVELLGVGGLLANAEVLLLVSNCLAALDLQDWHLILGEAGITRSLLNAFPENLRAKVRSAIAHLDRITIDTLPLSEELCDRARIMLDLRGNSADVLEKVSSLGLDADQQEAVNHLKSLVELLESEGEFPIILDLSLIQTIDYYTGIVFEIVSSSESQARVLGRGGRYDKLLGLYHPQGEDIPGIGFVLNIEDLYQVLLSTQQLPQETPASNWLVVPETPIAQAAAFAYAQKLRDSTHLVRVEMDLGGKDAAGVREYARDRSIAQIAWIKADGSPTIETLR; this is encoded by the coding sequence ATGGTGTATCAACCAGCCGCAGGAGCGAGGGATTTATTGCCTCTAGATGTGGCTCAAAAACGCTGGATTGAAGATAGGCTACAGCAGGTGTTTCACCGTTGGGGATATCACCGGATTATTACCTCAACGCTGGAACGGATGGATACCTTGATGGCAGGGGAAGCAATTCAACGCCAAATGGTGATTCAACTGCAAAATGCTGACGATGAAGAATTAGGCTTACGTCCAGAATTGACAGCTTCTATTGCTCGTGCTGTCGTCACCCGGATGGCGTGTACTACCTATCCGCAACGCCTATACTACAATGCCAACGTTTTCCGTCGCATCTGGGAAAACAGACACAATCGCCAGCAAGAATTTTATCAAGCTGGGGTGGAGTTGTTAGGTGTCGGCGGATTGCTAGCTAATGCTGAAGTATTGCTATTGGTAAGTAATTGCTTGGCGGCGTTAGATTTACAGGACTGGCATTTAATTTTAGGCGAAGCAGGAATCACACGATCGCTCTTAAATGCTTTTCCAGAAAATTTACGGGCGAAAGTTCGTAGTGCGATCGCTCACCTAGACCGGATTACTATAGATACTCTACCCTTAAGTGAGGAACTGTGCGATCGCGCCAGAATCATGCTAGATTTGCGCGGTAATAGTGCTGATGTCTTAGAAAAAGTCAGCAGTCTCGGTTTAGATGCAGACCAACAAGAGGCAGTTAATCACCTGAAATCTCTGGTAGAGTTATTAGAATCAGAAGGGGAATTCCCGATTATTCTCGACCTCAGTTTGATTCAAACTATAGATTACTATACCGGCATCGTCTTTGAAATTGTCAGCAGTAGCGAATCCCAAGCACGGGTATTAGGACGAGGTGGACGTTACGACAAGCTTTTGGGACTGTATCACCCCCAAGGTGAAGATATCCCTGGTATTGGCTTTGTCCTCAATATTGAAGACTTGTATCAAGTTTTATTGTCTACTCAGCAATTACCACAGGAAACCCCGGCTAGCAACTGGTTAGTAGTCCCAGAAACACCAATTGCTCAGGCTGCGGCCTTTGCCTACGCCCAAAAACTGCGAGATTCCACCCATTTAGTCCGTGTAGAAATGGACTTAGGTGGCAAAGATGCCGCCGGAGTAAGAGAATACGCACGCGATCGCAGTATAGCCCAAATCGCCTGGATCAAAGCCGACGGCTCGCCAACAATTGAGACACTACGTTAG
- a CDS encoding PEP-CTERM sorting domain-containing protein (PEP-CTERM proteins occur, often in large numbers, in the proteomes of bacteria that also encode an exosortase, a predicted intramembrane cysteine proteinase. The presence of a PEP-CTERM domain at a protein's C-terminus predicts cleavage within the sorting domain, followed by covalent anchoring to some some component of the (usually Gram-negative) cell surface. Many PEP-CTERM proteins exhibit an unusual sequence composition that includes large numbers of potential glycosylation sites. Expression of one such protein has been shown restore the ability of a bacterium to form floc, a type of biofilm.) — MKRLSILHSFQFVALSLLSAAISLILAPSTKAATLKTIDLTALPGFINVNNINGFGSAVYRANLADIGDNYDITSIIITDIVGLSGGSPGKFTGFDLDAIKLSDQQIDKAEDILGSNIVWLDVFDFTPASTIFTAGTQRDTTNPAFVGALFGTNGQDIDNNVATLDKFDAVAIADQRANGFVSLGDDGKVVFQLKNPVSTAIPLYLYITEVGGNGEKAKGEIIAVVQKVNIPEPTSLAALSLMGVYLTTSIKKKKKPI; from the coding sequence ATGAAAAGGCTGAGTATTTTACATAGTTTTCAATTTGTAGCGTTGAGTTTATTGAGTGCGGCAATTAGCTTGATACTAGCACCCAGTACCAAAGCTGCCACTTTAAAGACAATTGATCTGACAGCATTACCAGGATTCATTAATGTCAATAATATTAATGGCTTTGGTAGTGCTGTTTATCGGGCAAATCTTGCAGATATTGGCGATAACTACGATATTACTTCCATCATCATCACTGATATTGTAGGATTATCCGGTGGTTCTCCTGGTAAGTTCACTGGTTTTGATTTAGACGCTATCAAGCTTAGTGATCAACAGATTGACAAGGCGGAGGATATTCTAGGCTCCAACATAGTTTGGCTAGACGTATTTGATTTTACTCCAGCCAGCACTATTTTCACTGCTGGAACTCAACGTGATACGACTAATCCAGCTTTTGTAGGTGCATTATTTGGTACGAATGGGCAGGATATTGATAACAATGTTGCCACACTAGACAAATTTGATGCCGTTGCCATAGCTGATCAAAGAGCAAATGGATTTGTCAGTTTAGGCGATGACGGTAAAGTTGTCTTTCAACTCAAAAATCCTGTTTCAACAGCTATTCCACTATATCTTTACATTACAGAAGTCGGTGGTAATGGTGAGAAAGCCAAGGGTGAAATTATTGCTGTAGTTCAAAAAGTTAATATTCCAGAACCCACTAGCTTGGCGGCTCTATCTTTAATGGGAGTCTATTTAACAACAAGCATTAAGAAAAAAAAGAAACCTATATAA
- a CDS encoding J domain-containing protein: protein MSLRLELGLFKYDFIDHHAILCAPVDADVKEIRKRYLKIARHLHPDSSTIHSDTEKKLAGELLSKLVNPAYETLSVERTRSEYIIILSQMGKRLVQESVSVELSTDLAKQLAAAGNIDHVYKSAIAKIAETQYNNLQQVIPIIAQISELNLVYLMRSAGKALSSPPPAVKPTNSTPPQPNTAAAPPAPPAPPKEDATIEQYLRRAQSLIDKNQFAPAKVELQDALKIAPKSSRCHSLLGFVYLKQNQLKMAKIHFDNSLKLDPNDQTALTWKPKIDKALGIQSSNSNVNAPPNSGHKQPDKSGGGLFGGLFGGKKK, encoded by the coding sequence ATGTCTTTAAGATTAGAGCTTGGGTTATTTAAATATGACTTCATCGACCATCACGCTATATTGTGTGCGCCTGTTGATGCGGATGTCAAAGAAATTCGTAAACGATATCTGAAAATCGCTCGTCATTTGCACCCCGATAGCAGCACGATTCATTCTGACACAGAGAAGAAGCTAGCTGGCGAATTACTATCTAAGTTAGTTAATCCCGCTTACGAAACACTGTCAGTAGAACGGACTCGTTCGGAATATATTATAATTCTCTCGCAAATGGGTAAACGTCTGGTGCAGGAATCGGTTTCAGTAGAACTAAGTACCGATTTAGCTAAACAGCTAGCAGCAGCTGGCAATATTGATCATGTTTATAAAAGTGCGATCGCTAAAATCGCTGAAACTCAATACAATAACTTACAGCAGGTCATCCCCATTATTGCCCAAATTAGTGAATTAAATTTGGTTTACTTAATGCGGAGTGCTGGTAAAGCTTTATCATCGCCGCCACCAGCCGTTAAACCTACAAACTCCACGCCACCCCAGCCAAATACTGCCGCCGCACCCCCAGCGCCACCAGCACCACCTAAAGAAGATGCAACTATTGAACAGTATCTGCGCCGCGCCCAAAGTTTGATTGACAAAAACCAATTTGCACCAGCTAAGGTAGAGCTACAAGATGCACTGAAGATAGCACCAAAGAGTAGCCGTTGTCATAGTCTGCTGGGATTTGTCTATTTGAAGCAAAATCAGCTGAAGATGGCGAAGATTCACTTTGATAATTCTTTAAAATTAGACCCCAATGATCAAACAGCGTTGACATGGAAACCTAAAATAGATAAGGCTTTAGGAATACAATCTAGTAATTCTAATGTCAATGCACCTCCTAATTCTGGTCATAAACAACCAGATAAATCTGGAGGTGGTTTGTTTGGTGGTTTGTTTGGTGGGAAGAAAAAATAA